The following are encoded in a window of Arvicanthis niloticus isolate mArvNil1 chromosome 1, mArvNil1.pat.X, whole genome shotgun sequence genomic DNA:
- the Nudt19 gene encoding acyl-coenzyme A diphosphatase NUDT19, whose amino-acid sequence MSGSSSWRRAATVMLAAGWAHSSPAGFRLLLLQRAQNQSFLPGAHVFPGGVLDAADRSPDWVSLFAPRYTPPRFGLGPEPPRRAPFPGLFYGDADPAALPDDVALRICAIREAFEEAGVLLLRPRDSTPASQEPSVALSPPAGLADWRSRVRNDPRCFLQLCAHLDCTPDIWALHDWGGWLTPYGRSRRFDTTFLLCCLRETPRVEPDLAEVVGYKWLSPSEATECFLSKEIWLAPPQFYEVRRLEEFASLSALYRFCTDRRLEVAEKWLPIIFLTSDGSIHLLPGDELYVKDSDFLEKNMSTDKKTEEIVREGKVVNRIVIRSPHVYEIYMTLSSQNKHMYPRNYIVPKSHIARL is encoded by the exons ATGAGCGGCTCGAGCAGCTGGCGGCGGGCAGCCACCGTGATGTTGGCCGCGGGCTGGGCTCACTCGAGCCCCGCCGGCTTTCGGCTGCTGCTTCTCCAGCGAGCGCAAAACCAGAGCTTTTTGCCCGGCGCGCACGTCTTCCCGGGCGGCGTGCTGGACGCGGCCGACCGCTCGCCCGACTGGGTGAGTCTGTTCGCGCCTCGGTACACGCCACCCCGTTTCGGCCTAGGTCCAGAGCCCCCTCGACGGGCCCCCTTTCCCGGGCTGTTCTACGGCGACGCGGACCCCGCGGCGCTGCCTGATGACGTAGCGCTGCGCATCTGTGCCATCCGCGAAGCCTTCGAGGAGGCGGGGGTGCTGCTGCTGAGGCCGCGGGACTCGACGCCAGCTTCTCAGGAGCCCAGTGTCGCGCTGTCGCCTCCGGCAGGCCTAGCCGACTGGCGCTCGCGCGTGCGCAATGACCCGCGCTGCTTCCTCCAGCTGTGTGCGCATCTGGACTGCACGCCGGACATCTGGGCGCTGCATGACTGGGGCGGCTGGCTCACGCCATACGGACGAAGCCGCCGCTTCGACACCACCTTCCTCCTGTGCTGCCTGCGCGAGACCCCGCGCGTGGAGCCCGATCTGGCCgaggtggtgggctacaag TGGTTGTCCCCATCAGAGGCAACTGAATGTTTCCTATCAAAAGAAATCTGGCTGGCACCACCACAGTTCTATGAAGTGAGAAGACTTGAAGAATTCGCCTCCCTCTCTGCTCTGTATAGATTTTGTACGGATCGCCGTTTAGAAGTGGCTGAGAAATGGCTACCAATCATATTTTTAACTTCTGATGGCTCCATCCATCTTCTCCCAG gaGATGAGCTGTACGTGAAAGACTCGGACTTCTTAGAAAAGAATATGTCTACTGACAAAAAGACTGAAGAAATCGTGAGGGAAGGCAAAGTAGTTAACCGAATTGTGATCCGCAGTCCCCATGTGTATGAAATCTACATGACTCTTTCATCACAGAATAAGCACATGTACCCCAGGAACTACATAGTGCCTAAGAGCCATATTGCCCGCCTGTGA